Proteins encoded within one genomic window of Amorphoplanes friuliensis DSM 7358:
- a CDS encoding ATP-dependent DNA helicase: protein MATAIERAVKEREHLLVQAGTGTGKSLAYLTPSLLVDGPVVVSTATLALQNQLVEHDLPRLADAVEPVLGRRPTFAVLKGRHHYLCVAKLEHADEEAPTDTLFDDAPPRATQWLGEAGRLGKQILRVQEWAEKTKTGDRDELDPGVDETAWRQVSMPARDCPGVAKCPYGAECFAEASRVRAREADIVVTNHSLLAVDMLADRNIVPPHKLLIVDEAHELADRVSSAAQAELTPEGVERASKRARPLVSPAAAEALAEAADSLTVGLSDIPAGRLTTGLPPLIHQAVMLIESATRSALDAIGDIKNDDPDPVRKQQAKATLDELSKTSQRLLEDSDFDVAWVEKSDLGNGRRALVVAPLSVAGTLASSLYDERTVVATSATLTLGGRFDTVARSLGLPTAAPVPAARSAEAPPISGDGWSSLDVGSPFDYPRQGILYVASHLPRPAASGLPDAAGEELLKLVEALGGRTLGLFSSRKAATQAAELLRARTDLPVLLQGEENLPILVRKFREQKESCLFGVMSLWQGVDVPGDACQLVVIDRLPFPRPDEPLAAARAAAVDATGGSGFSAVSVPIAAIRLAQGVGRLIRSTGDKGVVAVLDSRLETARGYGPFLRKSLPPFWYTTRPEVAIGALQRLSKN from the coding sequence TGACACCGTCCCTGCTGGTGGACGGCCCGGTGGTCGTCTCCACCGCCACGCTCGCCCTGCAGAACCAGCTCGTCGAGCACGACCTGCCCCGCCTCGCGGACGCCGTCGAACCGGTCCTGGGCCGTCGCCCGACCTTCGCGGTCCTCAAGGGCCGGCACCACTACCTCTGCGTGGCCAAGCTCGAACACGCCGACGAGGAAGCCCCCACCGACACCCTCTTCGACGACGCGCCACCGCGGGCGACGCAGTGGCTGGGCGAGGCGGGCCGCCTCGGCAAGCAGATCCTCCGCGTCCAGGAGTGGGCCGAGAAGACAAAGACCGGCGACCGCGACGAGCTCGACCCCGGTGTCGACGAGACCGCCTGGCGCCAGGTCTCCATGCCCGCCCGCGACTGCCCCGGCGTCGCCAAGTGCCCGTACGGCGCCGAGTGTTTCGCCGAGGCGTCCCGCGTCCGCGCCCGCGAGGCCGACATCGTGGTCACCAACCACAGCCTCCTGGCCGTCGACATGCTCGCCGACCGCAACATCGTGCCCCCGCACAAGCTCCTCATCGTCGACGAGGCCCACGAGCTGGCCGACCGCGTTTCCTCCGCGGCCCAGGCCGAGCTCACCCCCGAGGGCGTCGAGCGAGCCTCGAAACGCGCCCGCCCCCTCGTCTCCCCCGCCGCCGCCGAAGCCCTCGCCGAGGCGGCCGACTCCCTGACGGTCGGCCTCAGCGACATCCCCGCGGGCCGCCTCACCACCGGCCTCCCGCCCCTGATCCACCAGGCCGTCATGCTGATCGAGTCGGCCACCCGTTCCGCCCTGGACGCCATCGGCGACATCAAGAACGACGACCCCGATCCCGTACGCAAACAGCAGGCCAAGGCGACCCTGGACGAGCTGTCGAAAACCTCCCAGCGCCTGCTCGAGGACTCCGACTTCGACGTCGCCTGGGTGGAGAAGTCCGACCTCGGCAACGGCCGCCGCGCCCTGGTCGTGGCGCCCCTCTCGGTGGCAGGCACGCTGGCCTCGAGCCTCTACGACGAACGCACAGTCGTCGCCACCTCCGCCACCCTGACTCTGGGCGGCCGCTTCGACACGGTGGCGCGCTCCCTGGGCCTGCCCACCGCCGCCCCGGTCCCGGCGGCGCGCTCAGCCGAGGCACCCCCGATCTCCGGCGACGGCTGGAGCTCCCTCGACGTCGGCTCCCCCTTCGACTACCCCCGCCAGGGCATCCTCTACGTGGCCTCCCACCTGCCGCGCCCCGCAGCCTCAGGCCTACCGGACGCCGCCGGCGAAGAGCTCCTGAAACTGGTGGAAGCCCTGGGCGGCCGCACACTGGGCCTGTTCTCGTCCCGCAAGGCGGCCACCCAAGCGGCGGAGCTGCTGCGCGCCCGAACAGACCTCCCGGTGCTGCTCCAAGGCGAAGAAAACCTGCCGATCCTGGTCCGCAAATTCCGCGAACAAAAAGAAAGCTGCCTCTTCGGCGTGATGTCCCTCTGGCAAGGCGTGGACGTCCCCGGCGACGCCTGCCAACTGGTCGTCATCGACCGCCTGCCATTCCCGCGCCCCGACGAACCCCTGGCCGCAGCAAGGGCAGCTGCGGTGGACGCAACCGGCGGATCGGGTTTCTCAGCGGTGAGCGTGCCCATCGCCGCCATCAGACTGGCCCAGGGGGTCGGCCGCCTGATCCGCTCAACCGGCGACAAAGGGGTAGTCGCAGTCCTGGATTCCCGCCTGGAAACAGCCCGGGGCTACGGCCCTTTCCTCAGGAAATCCCTACCGCCGTTCTGGTACACAACCAGACCAGAAGTAGCAATCGGAGCCCTGCAAAGACTGTCAAAGAACTAA